From a region of the Chrysemys picta bellii isolate R12L10 chromosome 7, ASM1138683v2, whole genome shotgun sequence genome:
- the LOC135972806 gene encoding uncharacterized protein LOC135972806, with the protein MESSQDRKRAPAWTEREVRDLLAIWGDEAVIAELRSSKRNGKVLEKISKAMKDRGHNRDTQQCRVKIKELRQAYHKAREANGRSGAEPQTCRYYAELHAILGGAATTTPTVCYDSLTGETHREDGSGNEEDDDGGTVGSSQQQGSGETSFPNSQDMFVTLDLEPVTPELTQDPQGTQETSAANVSPSQRLVNIRKRKRKTRDEMFTELQMSSHADRAQQNAWRQSMSEMRKAQHEREERWRAEDDRWRQLADRRQEAMLRLLEHQSDMLERMVELQERQQEQRPPLQPLCNQQPSSPSSIASSPRRPRTRWGGLRPPSHSTPDDRPSIRRLGFNKS; encoded by the exons atggagtcctcccaggatcgcaaaagagctccagcatggaccgaacgggaggtacgagatctgctcgccatatggggagatgaagcagtgatagctgaactccgtagcagtaaaagaaatggaaaagtattagaaaagatctccaaggccatgaaggaccgaggccataacagggacacacagcagtgccgcgtgaaaattaaggagctacggcaagcctaccacaaagccagagaagcaaacggaaggtccggggcagagccgcaaacttgccgctactacgcggagctgcatgcgatcctagggggtgcagccaccactaccccaaccgtgtgctatgactctctcactggagaaacacacagggaagatggttcggggaacgaggaagatgacgatggaggtactgtaggtagctcacagcagcaaggaagcggagaaaccagtttccccaacagccaggatatgtttgtgaccctggacctggaaccagtaacccccgaactcacccaagaccctcagggcacacaggagacctctg ctgcaaatgtttctccttcgcagaggctcgtgaacattagaaagagaaaacgtaagacgagggacgagatgttcacggagctgcagatgtcctcccacgctgatagagcacagcagaatgcgtggaggcagtcaatgtcggagatgagaaaagcccaacatgaacgagaggagaggtggcgggctgaagacgataggtggcgtcagcttgcagacagacggcaagaggcaatgctccgtctgctggagcatcaaagtgatatgctcgagcgtatggttgagttgcaggaaaggcagcaggagcagagaccgccgctacagcccctgtgtaaccaacagccctcctccccaagttccatagcctcctcacccagacgcccaagaacacggtgggggggcctccgtccacccagtcactccaccccagatgatcgcccaagcatcagaaggctgggcttcaataagagttaa